A window of Cellulomonas fimi contains these coding sequences:
- a CDS encoding ABC transporter permease: protein MTAARVGRWVAPVLVGVLALVTWQVVVVAADLPPYLLPSPTAIVEQLRQVVPLVWSAALATGANVLVGLLVGAVTAVLAAIVAARSRIVDGLMSPTAAALSVMPIVALAPALNTLFGTTSTTPRRLVVAVVVFAPVFVNTLRGLRQVQPVHRDLMRAYAASSWQVTRTVTVPGALPYLFTGLRIASSTGVIAAVVAEYFGGLQNGLGSRITAAAANSAYARAWAFVLGAILLGLVLYLATAALERAVARRNGAVPDGT, encoded by the coding sequence GTGACCGCCGCCCGGGTCGGCCGGTGGGTCGCACCCGTCCTGGTCGGCGTGCTCGCGCTCGTCACGTGGCAGGTCGTCGTCGTCGCCGCGGACCTGCCGCCGTACCTGCTGCCCAGCCCGACGGCGATCGTCGAGCAGCTGCGCCAGGTCGTGCCGCTCGTGTGGTCGGCGGCGCTGGCGACCGGCGCGAACGTGCTGGTCGGGCTGCTGGTCGGTGCGGTGACAGCGGTGCTCGCGGCGATCGTCGCGGCACGCAGCCGCATCGTCGACGGGCTCATGTCGCCCACGGCCGCCGCGCTGTCGGTCATGCCGATCGTCGCGCTCGCCCCGGCGCTCAACACGCTGTTCGGCACGACGTCGACGACCCCGCGCCGGCTCGTCGTCGCGGTCGTGGTGTTCGCGCCGGTGTTCGTCAACACGCTGCGCGGCCTGCGGCAGGTGCAGCCCGTGCACCGCGACCTCATGCGGGCGTACGCGGCGTCGTCGTGGCAGGTCACGCGCACGGTCACCGTGCCGGGCGCGCTGCCGTACCTGTTCACCGGGCTGCGGATCGCGTCGTCGACGGGCGTCATCGCGGCCGTCGTCGCCGAGTACTTCGGCGGGCTGCAGAACGGGCTCGGCTCACGCATCACCGCCGCCGCCGCGAACAGCGCGTACGCGCGCGCGTGGGCGTTCGTGCTCGGCGCGATCCTGCTCGGCCTCGTGCTCTACCTCGCG